Genomic segment of Apus apus isolate bApuApu2 chromosome 9, bApuApu2.pri.cur, whole genome shotgun sequence:
CTAAATCCTCCAGTTGTCCTGGCTGCCAAAAGACCTATTATACATAAAAAACTCTTTGGTACAGTAATCCTGTCTACAAGACAAtgtgtttttattctctttcataCACCAGGCTGACAAGAGCCAACcccccttccagccctgcccagcacctgTGTTCCAAAGCTCACCTCCCTGAGAACCTGGCCATCACACACTGCACTTGGCACAGGCTTCTGGGGGCAACTTCCTGCCCTCAAGTCAAAGCCTTTGTGGTTCAAAATATGAGGACTATATTAAAACAGCCCCATCTGTCACGCAACCACTAgatcttccttccctctttgcTTTCCTCAGTAACCCACAACCTTCCAGGCAGTTCTGTTGAAGGGATCCATAGAAAAGGCACAAAGCCAATTTTGGCAAATGAACTGAAAAGagtttcagtgtttcagagcACAGACCCTTTCCTGGCAGTCAGGGAGTTCAAGAAAAGCATTAACAGAGGTTAAGAGTTCTCTCTAGAACAGGTGGTTTGAAAACGCAGGCACTccccctgcctggggctgtgtgTCTGTCTCCGGGAGGAGGGGAACAGTGTCTGTGGTCACTGAACTTACCCCACCCCCTGCTTAAACGCTTCAATCAGTTCGTtcttcttctcctgctcctctaCCCAGTAGGCGCTGGGAATGACAAACTCGGATATCACACGGCACTCTGGGCAAGACCTGCAGGGGTGGAGACACAACAGTGACCCTCTGCCAGAAACAGCAGTGTCCCCTGGGAAAGGGGGGTGGTTTGTCACTCGGAAGCAGCAGCCCCCTCCACACACCACATAAGTTACTAGTTTCAATTCAATAACCCAACCAAGCACAGTCGGGGCCTGTGTGATGCTGTGTTGGTTTCCAGACTTGAACAAAAGCCACAGGATTGTCCTCAAGACacagcaggaaacagaaataaacccTAACTCTTCTGTGAGCCCTGCAACAGAAAGCCAAACGGGCTGAAAGAAGACAAAGGAAGGTCTCCAAGCCCTCTGAAATGTGACCTGGcttctggcagcaggagggaattGTTCACTTGGTGGTTTTAGGAGGCTGGTTTCTACATGAGGAGCCAAGATCAAGAATCAAATATGCAGGTCCAGGCATCTCAACAAGCCTTGGAAAGGCTTTATTACCCACTGAGCACCTTGTctcccagcaggcagagctttTAGAACTAAGCCAAGTCCCTCCTTTACTCCAGCTCTGTGTGTTCACTATGAGggagaaatgtaaaataaaaccatgttgGAAGGATTTCTGTTAGCATTGAATCCCAGgacactgtttctgaaaaaaatccctctcacagtccctgctgcaggcagaacaTCTCAGTACCTGCCCAACAGGAGCTGGACTCCAACACAGGTTATGTCCTCAGGAGCTGATGTTCAGTTCAATGAAATTTATAAAGAAAGTTGTGCAGAAAAGTCTGTTTTGATggaagactgaaaatatttcccCACCTTTTCCTCAGCACGCTTGTCACTTGAAAGTTTTCAGAGAGATGCTCAATAAAGGAAATTGCCCTAATTGGATGCTTTAAATTCTCTCATCTGAGGAGGAGAATGTTTCTTAGAGCTAGAAGGGGAAGGCATTTACTCAGATCAATGTGTGATGAGTGGGACACTGAGGTTGAGCCTAGAGAAAACTCCAATAACTAAGCACATGCACAGACAAGGAGTCAGAGTCTCCAACACAGGCTCAGGGGGGCTCAGATTCCACATCTTGTCCCACCCTCGGCACGGCAGGAAGGGCTGAGTTACACAGAGCCAAGCTCCTCccatccagcagcagccagtaaATGCTACCACCAAGGGGTACCCCTCGTGTCCTACTGGTGGTTCTCAGAGCCACCCTCCAACTCCTGGGATTTGCCAGCACGGGGACCAGGATTTTCTGAGCTCAGCTGGTATCAAAGGCTGTGTTAAAATCCCCCACCACCAGTCTGGTTTCCGTGTCAAGtcaaagcacagcagagagcCCCCCTCACCAAGAGAGGCCCCAGAGAGCAGACCCTGGGTCACACCCACTTACTTGATGATGGGGTTCTCAAACTGCTTGGCACATCTCCACTGCCGGATGCACGACAAGCAGTAGGTGTGGTTGCAGTTGGAGAGGATCCCAAACCTCCTCTCGGAGGCCGAGGGCTTCTCATACACCACTTCCATGCAGATGCTGCACACTTTGTCCTGACTTGCCTGAAAGGCAAAGGCCTTCTCCATGTCGTGCTCAAAGGTGGCCATGCACATCTGTCAGGGGAGAGACACCACTGGTTACTGCAGGCCATGTGTCAGCCTGACTCTTGTCAAGCACAGGTGGCTGTGAAAGGGCTGTTGCAGGGGAAACAAGGTGCACTGATTGAGAGCATCATTCCTACCCCTCACTGTCAGGATTTAGTTTTGAGAACATTGAATTCAATCACATAGTTCAGCCCTTCAGTGTTCTCAGCAGCTTCAGGAGTATCAGACATAGGGCTGCCTGAGCACTCCTCATTTTGCCCCTTCCAGCTCTCTGTCACAAAAAAGCTACTGCACAAGATGCTTCAAATACCCCTAAACCACCTAATTCAGGATTCAGAAAGGGTGCCACACTCAGGATGTTACTCTGCTTCACAGTAAGGCCACAGTCACTCACTGGACACTAAGCTGTATCCCAGCTAAGGAGCTAGTCTGGTGTGACAGGGGTACTTCCATAACCAGCTCACACTCTCACAGCACTACAAGCAGCTGGTGGTTACACCTACACAGTTTTACCTCTTGCTTTTCAAAGTTCTCAGGACTTGACATgggaaaagaaatttaaaatatttcaaattacagtaataatgaaaaagatgCAAAGTAATTCCACCTTGGTAGCAGCACTCTGACTCATGCAGCTTCTCATCCTGCTGTCAGAGCTTAGCAGTGACAGGACACCAGGtatccagcagctccctgactGCACTAAACCTGAGGGTTTTAACCCCTTGGATTCTACTCCAGACTCTGGAGAAACTCATGATTCACTGACCACAAAGGCTGCTggtcttttttctcctcagcctTGAGAAGTCCTGCACTGACCAGCCCTGACCTAAACCTGGTAGCCAGGCAAAATGCAGCCCCTTGAGCCCAGCTTTATGCAGCCAATTCCTCACCCGGTCCCTCCAGCCATTCTACCTCAGCTCCAAAACATTTGTCCTCCCTTCAGCCTGTCCCTGCTTGACCCTGCCCTGAAATCAGCCACTGCCAAGAGGAGACGActcagcagctgggcagggtgaGCCCTCAGAAGGCCCCAGCAGCCCACAGCTCCCCTCCCCTGCTGTGCTTAACATACCACGAGACACCAGGTAAGCTACAAGAGGCATTCTCCTGGCAAGAGTTTTAGGGTGTCCTGGGAGAAGGCTGCAGGCAAATTTCCAGTCAGGATGAAatggggagaagctgctggaaaaggCTACCTGCATCATTGCCACCCAGACCACTCTGAGAATCACTTTACAGCTGATCCACAGTAAAACACGAGCTCTTGGGAACGGGCTCTTCCGCTCGACGCATCCTGGGATTTTAGAGCGAAcagacccagccctgccctgagcaAAACAgatctcccccccccccgggggtTTCCTGTCAGCCTCACCATCTCGTGGGCCTTCCTCTGCTCGGGGTCGAAGGGGTGGAgcacctgcagcccacagaTCTCACACAGCTCCCCGTGGAGGTAGAGGCAGCGCTCCCCGAAGTGGCAGGCGCCGGCGGCCGCGTAGGGACACAGCTGCTCCCCCTCGGCGCCCCAGCTGCCCCCCGCCGGCTCCTCCAGCCCGCTGCAGATGGCTTCCAGGTAGGAATGGGGCTTCATCTCCAGGTTGTCGTTTTGGTCGCTGTAACACAGCACCTCCCCCGGGGCACCGGGCTTCTGCTTCTCCTCGCTGGAGCCGCACAGATCTTGGGGAACAGAAGCAGAGGCTGAGCCACGGCGGGCGCTGCGCCAGCCCCACACacggagccccctccccacaaGGAGCCCCCCCTCCATACACACACAAGGAGCCTCCCACACACACAAGCCCCCTACAAACACAAGGAGCCCCCCCCCAAGAAGTCCCCTACACACTCAAgaagccacacacacacacacaagcccCCTACAAACACAAGGAGCCAACCCCCCCAAGAAGCCCCCTACACACACAAGGAGCCCCCCCCCACAAGGACCCCCCCACACAAGGAgcccctcccacacacacacaagcagccccctcctccccccaagCAGCCCCCTCCATACACACAAGGAGCCCCCCTCAACAAGAAgccccctacacacacacaaggagccccacacacacacaaggagCCCCCTACGAACACAAGGAGCCAATCCCCCCAAGAAGCCCCCTACACACACAAGGAGCCCCCCCCCACAAGGAGCCCCCCCCACAAGGAgcccctcccacacacacacaagcagcCCCCCCACACACAAGGAGCCCCCCCCATACATACAAAGAGCCCCCCTCAACAAGAAGCCCCCTACACACTCAAGGagccccccacacacacacaagcccCCTACAAACACAAGGAGCCCCCCCCCAAGAAGCCCCCTACACACACAAGGAGCCCTCCCCCACAAGGAGCCCCCCCCACAAGGAGCCCCTCCCACACACAAGGAGCTCCCCCAAACACACAAGGAGCCCCCCTCAACAAGAAgccccctacacacacacaaggagccccccacacacacaaGCCCCCTACGAACACAAGGAGCCCCCACCCCAAGAAGCCCCCTACACACACAAGGAGCCCCCCCATACACACAAGGAGCCCCCCTCAACAAGAAGCCCCCTACACACTCAAGGAgccacacacacatacaaaagcCCCCTACAAACACAAGGAGCCCCCACCCCAAGAAGCCCCCTACACACACAAGGAGCCCCCCCCACAAGGACCCCCACCCACAAGGagcccccccacacacacaaggagccccccacacacacaaGGAGCCCCACACACAAAAGCTCCTCATGCTTTCTTTCCaagaattactattttttaaaaaaagttttcttctcaATGAAATCTCATCTCTAAGCCCCAACCACAGGAGTTTTCACAACCAGCCTGCTGAAAAGTACAATTTCAAGGtctcttcagctgttttctgtttacaaacaggctaaaaaaaaagaaaaatcaccctCTGGTTTCAGGTGAGGGCAACTGCCCTGCTTGGTGTGACAGTgagaggaggtgggagcagcACTCAGggggggcagctcctgcctggatGGGTATCCCCACACTGGTGTTCCCaagggctggcacagccctcCACAGGGCACACAccctggcacacagcagccACCTTTCTCACCACCTCAGCTTTGACAACAAAACGCACAAAAGGATCTGAGGGGCTGAGATAATTTCACAAACCCGaatcaaaacaaaccaccaagaGCCCCAAAagtccccccccccaaaaaaaaaaaaaccaaaacccatcCTGTGGGGAAAACCCAGGCAGGGTCATGGAAAGGTACTAGTTTCCAGGAAAGAGGCTTCATCGGGTAGAAAACTGCCTGCTCCTCTGTCAGACTCAGGTGGTAGAAGGAGAaaccccacccccccagcccctgtgcagcagagaggaggagcaCAAGCCCCAGTGCCACTCACttctgtccctcagcaccagcgTCCTCTTCTCCCTGCGGCCGGGCTGCTGCAGCTTGCTGCGGGTGGTGCCGGGGCCGCCGTGCTCggggggctgccggggggcCGGGGAGGCGGGGGGCGGGACGGGGGCTGCCGCAGCCCCCGGCGCCGGGAGCCTGGTGTGGTCATACCTGCCAAAGGCCACCGGCAGAAGCCGCGTCACACGAGGAGGAGCTTGGCGCGGCGCCGGGACGCTGCCCTGCCGAGCACCGGGATGGAAGGAAACTCCAAAGAGCTCCTTCGTGTTGTAAAAGGGCTGCCCCGCTCGGACTGCACGGCTCAGCCTCTCCCAAAGAGGCTTCCCAGCCTGCCAGAGCACAGCTGTATTCCCCAGAGACACCCCCAGCAGGGCTGAAGGACAATTATTCGTGTGCCTGTTAAATTAGATCTCGGTCATCCCCTCAGACGAACAGGTTTGCTGGCACGGCTGGGAGCAGCAACACCAAAATGCCAGGTGGGAAGGAGTGACACTTCCTGGCCTCAGCgctcccctggcagcagcaacacccacacctcctgctcccccaccACAGCAGAAGGGGCAGTGGCTGCATGTGGGGCAGGGGAGGACTCAAAATGCCCAGTGAAGCTCTGGGAATGTGGCCCCGTGGCAGAACAGAAGCAACCAGTGCAGCCAAGAGGCTGATGAATGGGTGGAGACATCATCTGGTGAGCATGGAGCTCTtgggagcaagtccagaggaggccacaaagatgatgggagggctggagcagctctgctctggagacaggctgggagagttggggtgttcagcctggagaagagaaggctccagggagaccttagagcaccttccagtgcctgaaggggctccaggaaagctggggaggagcttgggacaagggcagggggGGATAGGATGTGTGGTTATTGCTTTAAACTGCaagagatttaggtgagacattaggaagaaattcttcactgtgaggctgGGGAGACCCtgtcccaggttgcccagggaagctgtggctgccccatccctggcagtgttgaagggcaggttggatggggctgggagcagcctgggctggtgggaggtgtccctgcccatgcaggggtttgggaCTAGGTACAAACACAAGCTGCTCATTCCCAGCCACTTTTTCCAGGGAAGAGCCACGGGCTGCCCTGTGGCACATCCCTGAATGTAACACCACTAACCACCACACAGTATTTACTAGAGCATTTCTCTAGGAGCTTTAACCAGAAGCCTTCAGGAAAAGGCAAGGAACTACTCAGCTTCCCACCAAACCTAGGGGAGCAGGGAAAACACTTTGCCC
This window contains:
- the MKRN2 gene encoding E3 ubiquitin-protein ligase makorin-2; translated protein: MSTRQVTCRYYLQGVCREGSKCHFSHDLSTSKSSTVCKYYQKGQCAYGTRCRYDHTRLPAPGAAAAPVPPPASPAPRQPPEHGGPGTTRSKLQQPGRREKRTLVLRDRNLCGSSEEKQKPGAPGEVLCYSDQNDNLEMKPHSYLEAICSGLEEPAGGSWGAEGEQLCPYAAAGACHFGERCLYLHGELCEICGLQVLHPFDPEQRKAHEMMCMATFEHDMEKAFAFQASQDKVCSICMEVVYEKPSASERRFGILSNCNHTYCLSCIRQWRCAKQFENPIIKSCPECRVISEFVIPSAYWVEEQEKKNELIEAFKQGVGKKPCKYFEQGKGTCPFGGKCLYLHAYPDGTRAEPEKPRKQLSSEGTVRFFNSVRLWDFIEDRESRTVTSTDDQVTELGELFMHLSGADEDSATSQ